The Saccharomonospora cyanea NA-134 genome includes a region encoding these proteins:
- a CDS encoding YeeE/YedE family protein, translating to MSTPTDHTSTRVRHTALLSSPTSVAAPPPERLGRVTRGPLLVAGLLAVGLSWYVWSAHGGKFAALLGLGLGLGVALFHSRFGFTSAWRQLISVGNGEGLRAHALLLGTASTLIALVVASGAGLFGSTPSPSAGAIGLPLFVGAALFAVGMQLGGACASGTLFAVGSGQSTILLTLGGFVVGSVFYTWAFPAFDGWPEVPGVLLSDHLGWFGSWAATVAALVAVVVVSRLVQARRNPPPLGAVPSATGLARVVRGSWPKLAGAVVLGVLAAAVMLVSGGIWGVTTAFALWGAKLLQLVGLHPETWEFWQSDRYAELLANPVLTEKTSLTNIGIILGAAVAAAAAGAWKLHTTIPWRTAVAAVLGGILMGVGARLAGGCNIGAYLGGISTGSLHGWLWAVFALAGTWVGLKLRPLFGLGVPKPSDSVC from the coding sequence GTGTCCACACCGACTGACCACACGTCGACCAGGGTGCGTCATACCGCCCTGCTCTCCTCACCGACCTCCGTCGCGGCACCTCCGCCGGAGCGGCTCGGCCGTGTGACGCGTGGTCCTCTCCTCGTCGCGGGCCTGCTCGCCGTGGGGCTGAGCTGGTACGTCTGGTCGGCCCACGGCGGGAAGTTCGCAGCGCTGCTCGGGCTCGGGCTCGGGCTCGGCGTGGCGTTGTTCCACTCGCGGTTCGGGTTCACCTCGGCCTGGCGCCAGCTGATCTCCGTGGGCAACGGGGAGGGGCTGCGGGCCCATGCCCTGCTCCTGGGCACCGCCAGCACCCTCATCGCGCTGGTGGTGGCCAGCGGTGCCGGGCTGTTCGGCTCCACGCCGTCGCCGTCGGCCGGAGCGATCGGCCTGCCCCTGTTCGTAGGCGCTGCGCTGTTCGCCGTCGGCATGCAACTCGGAGGGGCGTGCGCGTCGGGAACCCTGTTCGCGGTCGGGTCGGGCCAGTCGACGATCCTGCTCACACTGGGCGGATTCGTCGTGGGGTCGGTGTTCTACACGTGGGCGTTCCCCGCGTTCGACGGCTGGCCGGAGGTGCCGGGGGTGCTGCTGTCCGACCACCTCGGCTGGTTCGGTAGCTGGGCGGCCACGGTGGCCGCGCTGGTCGCCGTCGTGGTGGTGAGCCGACTGGTGCAGGCCCGGCGCAACCCGCCGCCCCTCGGTGCCGTGCCGTCGGCCACGGGGCTCGCCCGCGTCGTGCGCGGTTCGTGGCCGAAGCTGGCCGGAGCCGTCGTGCTCGGTGTGCTGGCCGCCGCCGTGATGCTGGTCTCCGGAGGCATCTGGGGTGTCACCACGGCGTTCGCCCTGTGGGGAGCCAAGCTGTTGCAGCTGGTCGGTCTGCACCCCGAGACGTGGGAGTTCTGGCAGTCCGACCGCTACGCCGAACTGCTGGCGAATCCGGTGCTGACCGAGAAGACGAGCCTCACCAACATCGGCATCATCCTCGGCGCGGCCGTCGCCGCCGCGGCGGCGGGAGCCTGGAAGCTGCACACCACGATCCCCTGGCGCACCGCGGTGGCGGCCGTGCTCGGCGGCATCCTCATGGGCGTGGGCGCGCGGCTGGCGGGCGGCTGCAACATCGGTGCCTACCTCGGCGGCATTTCCACGGGAAGCCTCCACGGGTGGCTGTGGGCGGTGTTCGCGCTCGCGGGCACGTGGGTGGGCCTGAAGCTGCGCCCGCTGTTCGGGCTCGGTGTGCCGAAGCCGTCCGACAGCGTGTGCTGA
- a CDS encoding EthD domain-containing protein, translating into MIHFFVLVPRKRGMAPREFHDHWRHPHATVESRVPTLRHYALSHRLHTDRLGPAQSEFDGITEAVFDTVHDAMHFGEEPYYERHVEPDEPVFVDSSRLVWMATEEEVLVPRASEQDGADHADALWLHLDRPVSVKLVQFVRTGGSPDWAGEPDVDLGRRIGALRHVRNRPSRLVHGDEPPFRGVRQLWWPTLSAFEAGVAGGTDAFDELLDRAGDALTLLVQEERYLR; encoded by the coding sequence ATGATCCACTTTTTCGTTCTGGTGCCCCGCAAGCGCGGCATGGCGCCACGGGAGTTCCACGACCACTGGCGGCACCCGCACGCCACCGTGGAGAGCCGGGTGCCCACGTTACGGCACTATGCGCTGAGTCATCGCCTTCACACCGACCGCCTCGGCCCGGCACAGTCGGAGTTCGACGGCATCACCGAGGCGGTGTTCGACACCGTCCACGACGCGATGCACTTCGGGGAGGAGCCCTACTACGAGCGGCACGTGGAACCCGACGAGCCGGTCTTCGTCGACTCCTCCCGGCTGGTGTGGATGGCGACGGAGGAGGAGGTGCTCGTCCCGAGGGCGAGCGAGCAGGACGGCGCCGATCACGCCGACGCTCTGTGGCTTCACCTCGACCGCCCGGTGTCGGTGAAGCTCGTGCAGTTCGTGCGCACCGGGGGCAGCCCCGACTGGGCCGGGGAGCCGGACGTCGACCTCGGCCGTCGCATCGGCGCGCTGCGCCACGTACGTAACCGGCCGTCCCGGCTCGTCCACGGTGACGAGCCGCCCTTCCGTGGGGTGCGGCAGTTGTGGTGGCCGACGCTGTCGGCGTTCGAGGCGGGCGTCGCGGGTGGGACGGATGCCTTCGACGAGCTCCTCGACCGGGCCGGGGACGCGCTCACCCTCCTGGTGCAGGAGGAACGTTATCTACGGTGA
- a CDS encoding FAD-dependent monooxygenase, giving the protein MTVRDRSVAVIGNGPVGQTTALLLARWGVPVVLLDGRPARDTVGSKAICQQRDVLDVWESVGAGRRIADEGVTWSTARTFHRDAELFSLTLADTGTSVFPPFVNISQSRVEEILDERIAGQPLIDVRWGHRVTRIEQDTDTVRLVTDTGSHVVADYAVACTGAHCEDLRRSLGVRFGGHSFDDRFLICDIRADLPGWARERRFWFDPAWNPGRQVLIHPCPGSTFRIDWQVPGDYDLAAEERSGALHARVRAIVGEADYEILWKSVYRFHSRVADRLRVGRVLLAGDCAHLMSPFGARGLNSGVGDAENAAWKLAYVLRGWADESLLDTYHAERHAAAVENLDVTTATMNFLVPHDDEQRALRESVLAGAATDPALRARVDSGRFSEPFWYVASPLTTPDVTRPFAGRPPRGRVPSPGPGILVPDVPVSASGATRLRELLRDGFCVLAARGAELPDVSSAPWPVRVLSLSEFDRDGVVADTLGARDGELWLVRPDAYAAAVVTEPTSLVEAMHRAVGGAPTPASA; this is encoded by the coding sequence ATGACCGTGCGAGACCGCAGCGTGGCGGTGATCGGTAACGGGCCGGTGGGGCAGACGACGGCGCTGCTGCTCGCGCGCTGGGGCGTGCCCGTGGTGCTACTGGACGGTCGCCCGGCCCGCGACACGGTGGGTTCCAAGGCGATCTGCCAGCAGCGCGACGTCCTCGACGTGTGGGAGTCCGTGGGCGCGGGCCGCCGCATCGCCGACGAAGGCGTCACGTGGTCGACCGCGCGGACGTTCCACAGGGACGCCGAGTTGTTCTCCCTCACCCTCGCCGACACGGGCACGTCGGTGTTCCCGCCGTTCGTGAACATCTCGCAGTCCCGGGTCGAGGAGATCCTGGACGAGCGAATCGCCGGGCAACCGCTCATCGACGTGCGGTGGGGGCACCGCGTCACCCGGATCGAGCAGGACACCGACACGGTCCGGCTCGTCACCGACACCGGTTCGCACGTCGTCGCCGACTACGCGGTCGCCTGCACGGGCGCGCACTGCGAGGACCTGCGGCGGTCGCTGGGCGTGCGGTTCGGGGGACACTCGTTCGACGACCGCTTCCTCATCTGCGACATCCGCGCCGACCTCCCCGGATGGGCGCGGGAGCGGCGCTTCTGGTTCGACCCCGCCTGGAACCCGGGGCGCCAGGTGCTCATCCATCCCTGTCCCGGCTCGACGTTCCGGATCGACTGGCAGGTGCCAGGCGACTACGACCTGGCCGCCGAGGAGCGCAGCGGCGCGCTCCACGCCCGCGTCCGGGCCATCGTGGGCGAGGCCGACTACGAGATCCTGTGGAAGTCGGTGTACCGCTTCCACTCCCGGGTGGCCGACCGCCTGCGGGTGGGCCGGGTGTTGCTGGCCGGTGACTGCGCGCACCTGATGTCCCCGTTCGGTGCGCGCGGCCTGAACTCGGGTGTGGGTGACGCCGAGAACGCCGCCTGGAAGCTCGCGTACGTGCTGCGCGGCTGGGCCGACGAGAGTCTGCTCGACACCTACCACGCCGAGCGGCACGCGGCTGCGGTGGAGAACCTCGATGTCACCACCGCGACGATGAACTTCCTCGTCCCTCACGACGACGAGCAGCGGGCCCTGCGCGAGTCGGTGCTGGCGGGGGCGGCCACCGACCCCGCACTGCGGGCACGGGTGGACTCCGGCCGGTTCTCCGAGCCGTTCTGGTACGTGGCCTCACCGCTCACCACGCCGGACGTGACCCGCCCCTTCGCGGGCCGCCCTCCGAGGGGGCGGGTGCCGTCGCCCGGCCCGGGCATCCTCGTGCCCGACGTGCCGGTGTCCGCGTCGGGCGCCACGCGGCTGCGGGAGCTGCTCCGCGACGGGTTCTGTGTGCTCGCGGCCCGGGGTGCCGAACTGCCCGACGTGTCGTCGGCGCCCTGGCCGGTGCGGGTGTTGTCGCTGTCCGAGTTCGACCGGGACGGCGTGGTGGCCGACACACTCGGCGCGCGCGACGGGGAACTGTGGCTGGTCCGGCCCGACGCGTATGCGGCCGCAGTCGTCACCGAACCCACGTCGCTGGTGGAGGCGATGCATCGCGCGGTCGGAGGCGCGCCCACGCCGGCTTCGGCGTAA
- a CDS encoding MBL fold metallo-hydrolase, translating to MGRKAFASSADLDDKEQTLEVLADGVYALTAEGDPNVGAIEGEDFLVCFEAMATPVAARDWLARLREHTDKPVRYLVLSHYHAVRVLGASAFDAEVVVAHENTRALVAERGREDWESEFARMPRLAKAADSVPGLTWPTLTFSDRLTIDLGGDRGDLVLQYCGRGHTEGDIVAWLPEHRVLFAGDLVEAEAALYTGDAYHHDWASVTLDRVKAFGADALVGGRGAVSRGRDAVDAAIEQTRDFLRVMIREVGAVHHAGGTLKEAFERTREALAPRYGRWPIFEHCLPFDVSRLWDELSGIERPVIWTAERDREVWDLLQD from the coding sequence GTGGGCCGGAAGGCGTTCGCCTCGTCGGCGGATCTGGACGACAAGGAACAGACGCTGGAGGTGCTCGCCGACGGCGTCTACGCGCTCACCGCGGAGGGCGACCCCAACGTCGGCGCGATCGAGGGTGAGGACTTCCTCGTCTGCTTCGAGGCGATGGCCACGCCGGTGGCCGCGCGCGACTGGCTCGCCCGGCTCCGGGAGCACACCGACAAACCCGTGCGCTACCTGGTGTTGTCGCACTACCACGCGGTGCGCGTGCTCGGCGCGTCGGCGTTCGACGCCGAGGTGGTCGTGGCACACGAGAACACCCGCGCGCTCGTGGCCGAGCGCGGGCGCGAGGACTGGGAGAGCGAGTTCGCGCGGATGCCCAGGCTGGCCAAGGCCGCGGACTCGGTGCCGGGGCTGACGTGGCCGACCCTGACGTTCTCCGACCGGCTCACCATCGACCTCGGTGGCGATCGCGGTGATCTCGTCCTGCAGTACTGCGGTCGCGGGCACACCGAGGGCGACATCGTGGCCTGGCTGCCGGAGCATCGCGTCCTGTTCGCGGGCGACCTCGTGGAGGCCGAGGCCGCGCTGTACACGGGAGACGCCTACCACCACGACTGGGCGTCGGTGACACTGGACCGCGTGAAGGCGTTCGGTGCCGACGCGCTCGTGGGGGGCCGCGGCGCGGTGAGCCGGGGCAGGGACGCCGTGGACGCCGCCATCGAGCAGACCCGCGACTTCCTGCGAGTCATGATCCGTGAGGTCGGCGCCGTGCACCACGCCGGGGGGACACTGAAGGAGGCGTTCGAGCGCACGCGTGAGGCACTGGCCCCGCGCTACGGTCGGTGGCCGATCTTCGAACACTGCCTGCCGTTCGACGTGTCACGGCTCTGGGACGAGTTGTCCGGCATCGAACGGCCCGTGATCTGGACCGCCGAACGCGACCGCGAGGTCTGGGACCTGTTGCAGGACTGA
- a CDS encoding MmcQ/YjbR family DNA-binding protein, with the protein MGVSATALQRIIDGLVDVRRDSVRDYTAFSVHGTRFGYHWPRTETVGLKQTLLEQAALVAERPEVFEVQFTMGGFGWVVVRLPRIDADELEELLYEAWRLSAPEELAAQHPFTR; encoded by the coding sequence ATGGGTGTGTCAGCGACTGCGCTGCAGCGGATCATCGACGGACTCGTCGACGTCCGGAGGGACTCCGTGCGCGACTACACGGCGTTCAGCGTGCACGGAACACGGTTCGGCTATCACTGGCCGAGAACCGAGACGGTCGGCCTGAAACAGACGCTGTTGGAGCAGGCCGCGCTGGTGGCCGAGCGGCCGGAGGTCTTCGAGGTGCAGTTCACCATGGGCGGGTTCGGCTGGGTGGTCGTGCGGTTGCCCCGGATCGACGCCGACGAGTTGGAGGAACTGCTGTACGAGGCGTGGCGGCTGTCCGCGCCGGAGGAACTCGCCGCTCAGCATCCGTTCACCCGGTAG
- a CDS encoding sporulation protein, translated as MFKRLLSAFGVGGPSVDTVLDTPHAVPGQAVTGQVRIQGGSNDAEIGEIALSLVTRVEVESGDHEFAGTGEFHRVVVQHGVRVPAQQLVTVPFQLMIPWEAPITAVGGGQLPGMTVGVRTELVIAGAPDKGDLDPVEVHPLPSQDAVLDAFGRLGFHFHSADVEAGRLYGVPQQLPFFQELEFYPPAAFSGRLNQVELTFVATPHELHVVLEADKRGGLFRQGGDTFGRFSTTHVDAENQDWVGLIGQWLEQAAERGPSGHHGNPAFGGHPGNPAFGGHPGNPAFGGYPGPYGHPGQYGHPDEYHQHHERRGPGMGGVIAGAAAGVVGGMVLGEVMEEVFEGDEEEMDFEE; from the coding sequence ATGTTCAAACGGTTGCTCAGCGCGTTCGGCGTCGGCGGCCCGTCCGTCGACACGGTGCTGGACACCCCGCACGCCGTGCCCGGACAGGCCGTCACCGGGCAGGTGCGGATCCAGGGCGGCAGCAACGACGCGGAGATCGGTGAGATCGCGCTGTCGCTGGTGACCAGGGTCGAGGTGGAGAGCGGCGACCACGAGTTCGCGGGAACCGGTGAGTTCCACCGTGTCGTCGTCCAGCACGGCGTGCGTGTGCCCGCACAGCAGCTCGTCACCGTGCCGTTCCAGCTCATGATCCCGTGGGAGGCGCCGATCACCGCCGTGGGCGGCGGTCAGCTGCCCGGCATGACCGTGGGGGTGCGCACGGAACTGGTGATCGCCGGAGCTCCGGACAAGGGCGACCTCGACCCCGTCGAGGTGCACCCGCTGCCGTCTCAGGACGCGGTGCTCGACGCGTTCGGGAGGCTGGGGTTCCACTTCCACAGCGCCGACGTCGAGGCAGGCCGGTTGTACGGTGTGCCGCAGCAGCTTCCGTTCTTCCAGGAGCTGGAGTTCTACCCGCCCGCGGCGTTCTCCGGACGGCTGAACCAGGTGGAACTCACCTTCGTCGCCACGCCTCACGAGCTCCACGTGGTGCTGGAGGCGGACAAGCGCGGCGGCCTCTTCCGGCAGGGTGGCGACACGTTCGGCCGGTTCTCGACCACGCACGTCGATGCCGAGAACCAGGACTGGGTCGGCCTGATCGGGCAGTGGCTCGAACAGGCAGCGGAGCGCGGCCCCTCCGGCCACCACGGCAATCCGGCGTTCGGCGGCCACCCCGGTAACCCGGCGTTCGGCGGCCACCCCGGTAACCCGGCGTTCGGCGGCTACCCCGGGCCTTACGGTCACCCGGGCCAGTACGGCCACCCCGATGAGTACCACCAGCATCACGAGCGCCGGGGCCCCGGAATGGGCGGTGTCATCGCGGGCGCGGCCGCCGGTGTCGTCGGGGGCATGGTGCTGGGCGAGGTCATGGAGGAGGTCTTCGAGGGCGACGAGGAGGAAATGGACTTCGAGGAGTGA